The following are from one region of the Oryctolagus cuniculus unplaced genomic scaffold, mOryCun1.1 SCAFFOLD_77, whole genome shotgun sequence genome:
- the LOC100344289 gene encoding zinc finger protein 271 isoform X2 translates to MTAFEDLAVYFTWEEWQKMNNAQKILYRDVMLETYSSLFSLGHCITKPDLIFKLERGEEPWMVDECLNRSLSVVMKRDDLIRINQESQDKNLNQDFMKNNKTSALKRIELRKTLSLNSSHVPTLIIQKGIYSGLKPEEWNKCHTVYPPSGPDQLQAGEKFDNTKIPGKSPQFCEPLSQLDNIHMMKQPFGPTGQAKVFTRKMFCKSERVHMAENCNKSTVTFGKAMQIEKAIHENSSLNMHQQTHTRKKFYKYIMYVEPVIHQSHLTINQRLNTREKLYTCKPCGKLLSFNSPSECNDCGKAFRQNSVLRKHQQIHTGEKPHECSDCRKAFTQKSYLINHQRIHTGEKLYKCLECGKGFLWKSDLIIHQRIHTGEKPHKCNDCGKAFGYKSALLIHQRIHTGEKPHKCNDCGKAFGQKSHLIIHQRIHTGEKPYECNDCGKAFGRKSSLIIHQRILTEEKPHKCNDCGKAFGRKSNLIIHQQIHTGEKPHKCNDCGKAFGQKSTLLIHQRIHTGEKPHKCNDCGKAFGQKSHLIIHQQIHTGEKPHKCNACGKAFGHKSGLRKHQRIHTGEKPHKCNDCGKAFTQKSDLIIHQRIHTGEKPHKCNDCGKAFGQKSSLIIHQRTHTGEKPHKCNACGKAFGHKSHFIIHQRIHTGEKPHKCNACGKAFGQTSGLRKHQRIHAGEKPHKCNDCGKAFGHKSGLRKHQRIHTGEKPHKCNDCGKAFGRKSDLIIHQRTHTGEKPHKCNACGKAFGQKSHLIIHQRIHTGKKPHKCNACGKAFGQTSGLRKHQRIHTGQKPHECNDCGKAFGRKSDLIIHQRIHTGQKPHKCNDCGKAFGQKTNLISQQKIHTG, encoded by the exons ATGAcggcatttgaagacctggctgtgtactttacatgggaggaatggcagaaaatgaacaatgctcagaaaatcctgtacagagatgtgatgctggagacctacagcagcctgttctccttgg ggcactgcattaccaaacctgacttgatctttaAGTTGGAGCGAGGAGAAGAGCCATGGATGGTGGATGAATGCTTGAATCGGAGCCTTTcag tggtcatgaaaagggatgacctgattaggatcaaccaggaaagtcaggacaaaaatctgaatcaggattttatgaaaaataacaagacatcagctctcaagagaattgaattaagaaaaacacttagtTTAAATTCAAGCCATGTTCCAACACTGATTATTCAAAAGGGAATCTATTCAGGATTGAAGCCTGAGGAATGGAATAAATGTCACACTGTGTATCCCCCcagtgggcctgatcaactacaggctggagagaaatttgataACACTAAGATACCTGGAAAATCTCCCCAGTTCTGTGAGCCTCTTAGCCAGCTTGACAATATTCACATgatgaagcagccatttggacccACTGGACAAGCAAAAGTCTTCACAAGAAAGATGTTCTGTAAATCTGAGAGGGTTCATATGGCAGAAAACTGTAATAAATCAACTGTCACTTTTGGAAAAGCAATGCAAATAGAAAAAGCTATCCATGAAAATTCTAGCCTCAATATGCATCAACAaactcacacaagaaagaaattttataagtacattatGTATGTTGAACCTGTCATTCACCAGTCACATCTTACAATAAACCAGAGACTAAATACAAGGGAAAAACTTTacacatgtaaaccttgtggaaaattactcagttttaattcaccttctgaatgtaatgactgtggaaaagcctttagacaAAATTCAGtcctcaggaaacatcagcaaattcacacaggggagaaacctcatgaatgtagtgACTGTAGAAAAGCCTTTACACAGAAGTCATACCTCATAaaccatcagcgaattcacacaggagagaaactttATAAATGCCTTGAATGTGGAAAAGGCTTTCTGTGGaagtcagacctcatcatacaccagcgaattcacacaggggagaaacctcataaatgtaatgactgtggaaaagcattTGGATACAAGTCAGCCCtcctcatacaccagcgaattcacacaggggagaaacctcataaatgtaatgactgtggaaaagcctttggacaaaagtcacacctcatcatacaccagcgaattcacacaggggagaaaccttatgaatgtaatgactgtggaaaagcctttggacgaaagtcaagcctcatcatacaccagcgaattctcacagaggagaaacctcataaatgtaatgactgtggaaaagcctttggacgaaagtcaaacctcatcatacaccagcaaattcacacaggggagaaacctcataaatgtaatgactgtggaaaagcctttggacaaaagtcaaccCTCCTcatacatcagcgaattcacacaggagagaaacctcataaatgtaatgactgtggaaaagcctttggacaaaagtcacacctcatcatacaccagcaaattcacacaggggagaaacctcataaatgtaatgcctgtggaaaagcctttggacacaagtcagGCCTTAGgaaacatcagcgaattcacacaggagagaaacctcataaatgtaatgattgtggaaaagcctttacacaaaagtcagacctcatcatacaccagcgaattcacacaggggaaaaacctcataaatgtaatgactgtggaaaagcctttggacaaaagtcaagcctcatcatacaccagcgaactcacacaggggagaaacctcataaatgtaatgcctgtggaaaagcctttggacacaagtcacacttcatcatacaccagcgaattcacacaggggagaaacctcataaatgtaatgcctgtggaaaagcctttggacaaacgtcaggcctcaggaaacatcagcgaattcacgcaggggagaaacctcataaatgtaatgactgtggaaaagcctttggacacaagtcaggcctcaggaaacatcagcgaattcacacaggggagaaacctcataaatgtaatgactgtggaaaagcctttggacgaaagtcagacctcatcatacaccagcgaactcacacaggggagaaacctcataaatgtaatgcctgtggaaaagcctttggacaaaagtcacacctcatcatacaccagcgaattcacacagggaagaaacctcataaatgtaatgcctgtggaaaagcctttggacaaacgtcaggcctcaggaaacatcagcgaattcacacagggcagaaacctcatgaatgtaatgactgtggaaaagcctttggacgaaagtcagacctcatcatacaccagcgaattcacacaggtcagaaacctcataaatgtaatgactgtggaaaagcctttggacaaaagacTAACCTCAtatcacagcagaaaattcacacagggtaG
- the LOC100344289 gene encoding zinc finger protein 271 isoform X1 codes for MCSSQQLSTILQVMTAFEDLAVYFTWEEWQKMNNAQKILYRDVMLETYSSLFSLGHCITKPDLIFKLERGEEPWMVDECLNRSLSVVMKRDDLIRINQESQDKNLNQDFMKNNKTSALKRIELRKTLSLNSSHVPTLIIQKGIYSGLKPEEWNKCHTVYPPSGPDQLQAGEKFDNTKIPGKSPQFCEPLSQLDNIHMMKQPFGPTGQAKVFTRKMFCKSERVHMAENCNKSTVTFGKAMQIEKAIHENSSLNMHQQTHTRKKFYKYIMYVEPVIHQSHLTINQRLNTREKLYTCKPCGKLLSFNSPSECNDCGKAFRQNSVLRKHQQIHTGEKPHECSDCRKAFTQKSYLINHQRIHTGEKLYKCLECGKGFLWKSDLIIHQRIHTGEKPHKCNDCGKAFGYKSALLIHQRIHTGEKPHKCNDCGKAFGQKSHLIIHQRIHTGEKPYECNDCGKAFGRKSSLIIHQRILTEEKPHKCNDCGKAFGRKSNLIIHQQIHTGEKPHKCNDCGKAFGQKSTLLIHQRIHTGEKPHKCNDCGKAFGQKSHLIIHQQIHTGEKPHKCNACGKAFGHKSGLRKHQRIHTGEKPHKCNDCGKAFTQKSDLIIHQRIHTGEKPHKCNDCGKAFGQKSSLIIHQRTHTGEKPHKCNACGKAFGHKSHFIIHQRIHTGEKPHKCNACGKAFGQTSGLRKHQRIHAGEKPHKCNDCGKAFGHKSGLRKHQRIHTGEKPHKCNDCGKAFGRKSDLIIHQRTHTGEKPHKCNACGKAFGQKSHLIIHQRIHTGKKPHKCNACGKAFGQTSGLRKHQRIHTGQKPHECNDCGKAFGRKSDLIIHQRIHTGQKPHKCNDCGKAFGQKTNLISQQKIHTG; via the exons GTGATGAcggcatttgaagacctggctgtgtactttacatgggaggaatggcagaaaatgaacaatgctcagaaaatcctgtacagagatgtgatgctggagacctacagcagcctgttctccttgg ggcactgcattaccaaacctgacttgatctttaAGTTGGAGCGAGGAGAAGAGCCATGGATGGTGGATGAATGCTTGAATCGGAGCCTTTcag tggtcatgaaaagggatgacctgattaggatcaaccaggaaagtcaggacaaaaatctgaatcaggattttatgaaaaataacaagacatcagctctcaagagaattgaattaagaaaaacacttagtTTAAATTCAAGCCATGTTCCAACACTGATTATTCAAAAGGGAATCTATTCAGGATTGAAGCCTGAGGAATGGAATAAATGTCACACTGTGTATCCCCCcagtgggcctgatcaactacaggctggagagaaatttgataACACTAAGATACCTGGAAAATCTCCCCAGTTCTGTGAGCCTCTTAGCCAGCTTGACAATATTCACATgatgaagcagccatttggacccACTGGACAAGCAAAAGTCTTCACAAGAAAGATGTTCTGTAAATCTGAGAGGGTTCATATGGCAGAAAACTGTAATAAATCAACTGTCACTTTTGGAAAAGCAATGCAAATAGAAAAAGCTATCCATGAAAATTCTAGCCTCAATATGCATCAACAaactcacacaagaaagaaattttataagtacattatGTATGTTGAACCTGTCATTCACCAGTCACATCTTACAATAAACCAGAGACTAAATACAAGGGAAAAACTTTacacatgtaaaccttgtggaaaattactcagttttaattcaccttctgaatgtaatgactgtggaaaagcctttagacaAAATTCAGtcctcaggaaacatcagcaaattcacacaggggagaaacctcatgaatgtagtgACTGTAGAAAAGCCTTTACACAGAAGTCATACCTCATAaaccatcagcgaattcacacaggagagaaactttATAAATGCCTTGAATGTGGAAAAGGCTTTCTGTGGaagtcagacctcatcatacaccagcgaattcacacaggggagaaacctcataaatgtaatgactgtggaaaagcattTGGATACAAGTCAGCCCtcctcatacaccagcgaattcacacaggggagaaacctcataaatgtaatgactgtggaaaagcctttggacaaaagtcacacctcatcatacaccagcgaattcacacaggggagaaaccttatgaatgtaatgactgtggaaaagcctttggacgaaagtcaagcctcatcatacaccagcgaattctcacagaggagaaacctcataaatgtaatgactgtggaaaagcctttggacgaaagtcaaacctcatcatacaccagcaaattcacacaggggagaaacctcataaatgtaatgactgtggaaaagcctttggacaaaagtcaaccCTCCTcatacatcagcgaattcacacaggagagaaacctcataaatgtaatgactgtggaaaagcctttggacaaaagtcacacctcatcatacaccagcaaattcacacaggggagaaacctcataaatgtaatgcctgtggaaaagcctttggacacaagtcagGCCTTAGgaaacatcagcgaattcacacaggagagaaacctcataaatgtaatgattgtggaaaagcctttacacaaaagtcagacctcatcatacaccagcgaattcacacaggggaaaaacctcataaatgtaatgactgtggaaaagcctttggacaaaagtcaagcctcatcatacaccagcgaactcacacaggggagaaacctcataaatgtaatgcctgtggaaaagcctttggacacaagtcacacttcatcatacaccagcgaattcacacaggggagaaacctcataaatgtaatgcctgtggaaaagcctttggacaaacgtcaggcctcaggaaacatcagcgaattcacgcaggggagaaacctcataaatgtaatgactgtggaaaagcctttggacacaagtcaggcctcaggaaacatcagcgaattcacacaggggagaaacctcataaatgtaatgactgtggaaaagcctttggacgaaagtcagacctcatcatacaccagcgaactcacacaggggagaaacctcataaatgtaatgcctgtggaaaagcctttggacaaaagtcacacctcatcatacaccagcgaattcacacagggaagaaacctcataaatgtaatgcctgtggaaaagcctttggacaaacgtcaggcctcaggaaacatcagcgaattcacacagggcagaaacctcatgaatgtaatgactgtggaaaagcctttggacgaaagtcagacctcatcatacaccagcgaattcacacaggtcagaaacctcataaatgtaatgactgtggaaaagcctttggacaaaagacTAACCTCAtatcacagcagaaaattcacacagggtaG